A region of Mammaliicoccus sp. Dog046 DNA encodes the following proteins:
- a CDS encoding UTP--glucose-1-phosphate uridylyltransferase: MLDESVLKQHGQEHFLEYTKVMSQSEKEQLESDINRLELDEVNRLYEDVYVNRKEIEIADDIKQVQFDIKDQFSEEQLKSYRSLGIKAIKDGKFAVLLMAGGQGTRLGHQGPKGTFSFNDKSLFERQAEQLRHLVNEIGTPIHWYIMTSDVNHKDTLAFFIENNYFEYDEQYIHFFKQDHIVSLTTDGRLILDVNKRIMQTPNGNGGVFKSLEKTKLLAEMKEHGVSFLFLNNIDNALVKVLDPEFVGYTIEQNSDVTTKSIQAFEDEKVGRLVSVDGKKRVLEYSELSADDVNKFENANIGIHVFKVDFLIESASKALPYHLAIKNLKQLDEDFSVVEKESLKFELFYFDIFQYANSFATLQVNRAKEFSPLKNKEGKDSIETAQKDLEINQLL; this comes from the coding sequence ATGCTAGATGAATCAGTATTAAAACAACATGGTCAAGAACACTTTTTAGAGTATACAAAAGTAATGAGTCAAAGCGAAAAAGAGCAATTAGAATCAGATATTAATCGATTAGAATTAGATGAAGTTAATCGTTTATATGAAGATGTTTATGTAAATAGAAAAGAAATTGAAATTGCTGATGATATTAAGCAAGTTCAATTTGATATTAAAGATCAATTTTCTGAAGAACAATTGAAGTCATATAGATCTTTAGGTATTAAAGCAATAAAAGATGGTAAATTCGCTGTGTTATTAATGGCTGGTGGACAAGGTACACGTTTAGGTCATCAAGGTCCAAAAGGAACATTCTCATTTAATGATAAAAGTTTATTTGAGAGACAAGCAGAACAACTTCGTCATTTAGTGAATGAAATTGGAACACCAATTCATTGGTATATCATGACAAGTGATGTGAATCATAAAGATACGTTAGCATTCTTTATTGAAAATAATTATTTTGAATATGATGAACAATACATACACTTCTTCAAACAAGACCATATTGTATCTTTAACGACAGATGGTCGATTGATTTTAGATGTGAATAAGAGAATTATGCAAACACCAAATGGGAACGGTGGTGTGTTTAAATCACTTGAAAAAACAAAGCTATTAGCTGAGATGAAAGAACATGGTGTATCTTTCTTATTCTTAAACAATATCGATAACGCTTTAGTTAAAGTATTAGATCCTGAGTTCGTTGGTTATACTATAGAACAAAATAGTGATGTGACGACTAAATCAATACAAGCATTTGAAGATGAAAAAGTAGGACGTCTTGTTTCAGTTGATGGTAAAAAACGCGTGCTTGAATATTCAGAGCTATCTGCGGATGATGTAAATAAATTTGAGAATGCTAATATCGGTATTCATGTATTCAAAGTTGATTTTCTAATTGAATCAGCTTCAAAAGCATTGCCTTATCATTTAGCTATAAAGAATTTAAAACAATTAGATGAAGATTTTAGCGTTGTAGAAAAAGAATCTTTAAAATTCGAGTTATTCTACTTTGATATTTTCCAATATGCAAACTCGTTTGCTACACTTCAAGTGAACAGAGCTAAAGAATTTAGTCCTCTTAAAAATAAAGAAGGTAAAGATAGTATTGAAACTGCTCAAAAGGATTTAGAAATTAATCAACTTTTATAA
- the sdrM gene encoding multidrug efflux MFS transporter SdrM — protein sequence MNKNKGIVLALVLIMFMSAIETSIVSLATPAMQKDFNIGTEVALIFTVYLIAVVFMTPIVGELVKRINIKFVVLLGISIFIIGSVFCGLSELSHSFTLLVVSRIIQGMGAGVMMTLGQIIPKLAFPIPQRYKVMGIVGSVWGISSIVGPILGGTILESLNWSFLFYINVPIALVAIGLVIRYFNFDQEKLENNKLDYKGLIIFYCVVFSFLILIAEHITTLWRIVALVVFIALAIILYKTEKKVKKPFIPLEAFNRKVALVLITDLIYSTMLMGYTIFMPIYLQNEQHFSPLQSGLIIFPMSVGWLMVTLILGKLDKLALKFIYMLGFLAMFVGAFAILTGVSWIVIIPFAVFVMGISFGTVYTKDVVIVQEEVPQQHLGSMMSIYTLFKTIGSTTGSLIVTSIYVLDISFVDYGVQNIMLYMILASIILCILWASLFKEEHTKNQ from the coding sequence ATGAATAAAAATAAAGGTATAGTACTTGCACTTGTACTCATCATGTTTATGAGTGCGATAGAAACATCAATCGTTTCATTAGCAACACCAGCGATGCAAAAAGATTTTAATATAGGTACAGAAGTTGCATTGATATTTACAGTATATTTAATTGCTGTTGTATTTATGACACCTATTGTTGGAGAATTGGTTAAGCGTATCAATATAAAGTTTGTTGTGTTGCTAGGGATTAGTATATTTATAATAGGAAGTGTTTTTTGTGGTTTAAGTGAATTGTCCCATTCGTTTACGTTACTAGTCGTTTCAAGAATCATACAAGGAATGGGTGCTGGCGTTATGATGACGCTAGGTCAAATTATACCGAAGTTAGCATTTCCAATCCCACAAAGATATAAAGTGATGGGTATTGTTGGAAGTGTATGGGGGATATCTAGTATAGTAGGACCAATACTAGGAGGTACGATATTAGAATCTTTAAATTGGAGTTTCCTATTTTATATCAATGTACCTATAGCACTAGTAGCCATTGGTTTAGTTATACGATATTTTAATTTTGATCAAGAAAAATTAGAGAACAATAAATTAGACTATAAAGGATTAATTATTTTTTATTGTGTTGTATTCAGTTTCTTAATTTTAATAGCGGAGCATATTACAACCTTGTGGCGTATAGTAGCGCTCGTTGTATTCATTGCTTTAGCCATTATTTTGTACAAGACCGAGAAAAAAGTGAAAAAGCCATTTATACCTTTAGAAGCATTTAATAGAAAAGTTGCACTCGTATTAATTACGGATTTGATTTATTCTACAATGCTAATGGGGTATACCATATTTATGCCGATTTATTTACAGAATGAGCAACATTTTTCACCGTTACAAAGTGGGTTGATTATTTTCCCTATGTCTGTAGGTTGGCTGATGGTCACTTTAATATTAGGCAAATTAGATAAACTTGCTTTGAAATTTATATATATGCTAGGATTTTTAGCAATGTTTGTCGGAGCATTCGCTATATTAACAGGTGTATCGTGGATTGTAATTATCCCATTTGCGGTGTTTGTGATGGGAATATCTTTCGGTACAGTGTATACAAAAGATGTAGTCATCGTTCAGGAAGAAGTACCGCAACAACATTTAGGTTCCATGATGTCTATCTATACATTATTTAAAACGATTGGAAGTACGACTGGATCACTTATTGTTACTTCAATATATGTGTTGGATATATCATTTGTAGATTATGGGGTACAGAATATTATGCTCTATATGATACTCGCTTCAATCATTCTATGTATTTTATGGGCAAGTCTTTTTAAAGAAGAACATACGAAGAATCAATAA
- a CDS encoding Mrp/NBP35 family ATP-binding protein has translation MLTVEEVESLVGALNDPIVEVPLKETGGIIEVKIKEEKEHISVKIAIAKLGGQPQLDLQMEIVDLLKEHGAKTVGIRFDQLSDEALENFKGAMEEETIEGLLSKDNPVEFIAVASGKGGVGKSTVAVNLAVSLARQGKKVGLVDADIYGFSVPDMMGIQEKPEVEGEQIIPVEGEGVKVISMAFFVEENAPVIWRGPMLGKMITSFFTEVKWGELDYLILDLPPGTGDVALDVHTMLPSSKEIIVTTPHPTAAFVAARAGAMAKHTEHSILGVIENMSYFQSKETGNKEYVFGKGGGAKLAQELQTTLLGELPLSQPEWDEKNFSPSIYKAEEPLGKVYTQIAENIIEITAEV, from the coding sequence GTGTTAACTGTAGAAGAAGTTGAATCACTGGTAGGCGCGTTAAATGATCCTATCGTTGAAGTACCACTTAAAGAAACGGGCGGTATTATAGAAGTAAAGATTAAAGAAGAGAAAGAACATATAAGTGTTAAAATTGCGATTGCTAAATTAGGTGGACAACCTCAATTAGATTTACAAATGGAGATTGTTGATTTGTTGAAAGAGCATGGTGCAAAAACAGTAGGAATTAGATTTGATCAACTTTCAGATGAAGCTTTAGAAAATTTCAAAGGTGCTATGGAAGAAGAAACAATCGAAGGATTACTTTCTAAAGATAACCCAGTTGAATTTATTGCAGTAGCATCTGGTAAAGGTGGCGTAGGGAAATCTACAGTAGCCGTTAACTTAGCAGTATCCCTTGCAAGACAAGGGAAAAAAGTTGGTCTTGTTGATGCGGATATTTATGGTTTTAGTGTACCAGATATGATGGGTATTCAAGAAAAACCTGAAGTAGAAGGAGAACAAATCATTCCTGTTGAGGGTGAAGGCGTGAAAGTAATTTCTATGGCTTTCTTTGTTGAAGAAAATGCACCAGTTATTTGGAGAGGTCCAATGCTAGGTAAGATGATAACGAGTTTCTTCACTGAAGTTAAATGGGGAGAACTAGATTATCTAATTTTAGATTTACCACCAGGCACAGGTGATGTTGCACTAGATGTTCATACAATGTTGCCTTCAAGTAAAGAAATAATTGTCACAACACCACATCCAACTGCAGCATTTGTCGCAGCTAGAGCGGGAGCAATGGCTAAACATACTGAACATTCAATTCTTGGGGTAATTGAAAATATGTCTTATTTCCAAAGTAAAGAAACAGGAAATAAAGAATATGTATTTGGTAAAGGTGGCGGTGCTAAATTAGCACAAGAACTTCAAACGACTTTATTAGGAGAATTACCATTAAGTCAGCCAGAATGGGATGAGAAGAATTTTTCTCCTTCTATATATAAAGCAGAAGAACCATTAGGGAAAGTATATACCCAAATTGCAGAGAATATAATTGAAATAACAGCGGAAGTATAG
- the trhA gene encoding PAQR family membrane homeostasis protein TrhA: MNQINDTQAHQSKEGKVKETFKDIMPLSFGEEVGNAISHGVPAFLLLFFLPYASVVSYIHDGTLKSTSVSIYIISIMLMFLSSAVYHSMSSSSPQKYIMRIIDHSMIYIAICGTTTPIALVLVGGWYGWLIMAVQWGITIWGIIYKSTAKNVNHKLSLAMYLIMGWMGVLILPAIIHKTSLIFMLFILFGGLSYTIGAWFYAQKNRKYFHMIWHFFIVIASVFHFIAIMYFM; this comes from the coding sequence ATGAATCAAATAAACGATACACAGGCACATCAAAGTAAAGAAGGAAAAGTAAAAGAAACTTTCAAAGATATTATGCCGCTATCATTCGGAGAAGAAGTAGGTAATGCGATTTCTCATGGGGTACCTGCATTTTTACTTTTATTTTTCTTACCGTACGCATCTGTAGTGAGCTACATCCATGATGGGACACTTAAATCAACGAGTGTATCTATTTATATTATTAGCATCATGCTGATGTTTTTATCATCAGCGGTTTATCATTCGATGTCATCATCATCACCACAGAAATATATTATGAGAATCATTGATCATAGTATGATTTATATTGCAATTTGTGGTACAACAACGCCTATCGCATTGGTACTTGTAGGTGGGTGGTATGGTTGGCTAATTATGGCTGTCCAATGGGGCATTACGATTTGGGGAATTATTTACAAATCTACTGCTAAAAATGTAAATCATAAATTGAGTTTAGCAATGTATCTTATTATGGGGTGGATGGGCGTTCTTATTTTACCAGCTATCATTCATAAAACTTCACTCATATTTATGTTGTTTATATTATTTGGTGGACTGAGCTATACGATTGGAGCATGGTTCTATGCTCAAAAAAACAGAAAGTATTTTCATATGATTTGGCACTTCTTTATCGTTATAGCGTCTGTTTTCCACTTTATTGCTATTATGTACTTCATGTAG
- the cdaA gene encoding diadenylate cyclase CdaA: MQLPEIFGELSAIKVITGILDLIIVWYVLYLIITVVKGTKAIQLLKGIFFIIIGRTVSNFLNLTTTTLLFDFVLQWGFLAIIVIFQPEFRRALEQLGRGSLFKRVNVATSADQERLTDSVDKAIQYMAKRRIGALIVFEKETGLQDYIETGIPINADISQELLTNIFIPNTPLHDGAMIIQEQKIATAASYLPLSDSQKISKSLGTRHRAAVGISEVSDAFTVIVSEETGSISVTFDGKLRKEISSEAFRELLVEHWFGSVQNRKDVK; the protein is encoded by the coding sequence ATGCAGTTACCTGAAATTTTTGGTGAGTTGAGTGCCATAAAGGTAATCACAGGTATACTTGATTTAATTATTGTATGGTACGTATTGTACTTAATCATAACAGTTGTTAAAGGTACAAAAGCAATACAATTATTAAAAGGTATATTTTTCATCATAATAGGTAGAACAGTAAGTAATTTTTTGAATTTAACAACGACAACGTTGCTATTTGATTTTGTATTACAATGGGGCTTCTTAGCAATCATTGTCATATTCCAACCCGAATTTAGACGTGCCTTAGAGCAATTAGGAAGAGGTAGTTTATTTAAAAGGGTTAATGTAGCAACATCAGCTGATCAAGAACGATTAACGGATAGTGTCGATAAAGCAATACAATATATGGCGAAGAGACGTATAGGTGCATTGATTGTCTTTGAAAAAGAAACAGGATTACAAGACTACATAGAGACAGGTATACCAATCAATGCGGATATTTCACAAGAACTATTAACGAATATATTTATACCTAATACACCGTTGCATGATGGTGCAATGATTATTCAAGAGCAAAAGATTGCAACTGCAGCAAGTTATTTACCATTATCTGATAGTCAAAAAATATCCAAAAGTTTAGGAACAAGACATAGAGCAGCTGTAGGTATTTCAGAAGTTTCAGATGCATTTACGGTCATAGTATCTGAAGAAACAGGATCAATTTCAGTGACTTTTGATGGTAAATTGAGAAAAGAAATATCAAGCGAAGCGTTTAGAGAATTACTAGTTGAGCATTGGTTCGGTTCTGTTCAAAACAGAAAGGATGTGAAGTAG
- the rocF gene encoding arginase has protein sequence MKKNIEIIGAPTAFGQRKLGVNFGPDALRYAGLIERLENIGHTVIDKGNVESPNIDMKKYKSEQEGLRNLDEVISFSENLYKSVNETKENGNFPLILGGDHSLSIGSIAGISKHYENLGVIWYDAHGDLNTLDSSPSGNIHGMPLRVLLGDGDNTLTNIGGYKNKVKHENIVLIGMRDLDDGEKEFIRKNDIRTYTMADIDKLGMSHVISETIAYLKDKTDGIHLSLDVDALDPVETPGTGTTVPGGATYRESHLAMEMLHDSELIVSADLVEVNPLIDQCNKTAHQAIGLMGSFFGEKLL, from the coding sequence ATGAAGAAAAATATAGAAATCATTGGTGCACCAACAGCATTCGGTCAACGAAAATTAGGAGTTAACTTTGGTCCTGATGCTTTAAGATATGCGGGATTAATAGAAAGACTTGAAAATATAGGACATACAGTAATTGATAAAGGAAACGTTGAGTCTCCTAATATAGATATGAAAAAATATAAAAGCGAACAAGAAGGTCTTAGAAATTTAGATGAAGTTATTTCATTTTCGGAGAATTTATATAAATCTGTAAATGAAACAAAAGAGAATGGTAACTTTCCACTTATATTAGGAGGAGATCATTCTTTATCTATTGGATCTATAGCTGGTATTAGTAAACATTATGAGAATTTAGGCGTAATTTGGTATGATGCACACGGTGACTTAAATACATTAGATTCGTCACCTAGTGGGAATATACATGGTATGCCATTAAGAGTTTTACTAGGTGATGGAGATAATACCTTAACTAACATTGGCGGGTATAAAAACAAAGTAAAACATGAAAATATTGTCCTTATTGGAATGAGGGATTTGGACGATGGAGAAAAAGAATTCATTAGAAAGAATGACATTAGAACTTATACGATGGCTGACATCGATAAACTAGGTATGAGTCATGTTATTTCTGAAACAATCGCATATCTGAAAGATAAAACAGATGGTATTCATCTTTCTTTAGATGTAGATGCGCTTGATCCAGTTGAAACACCTGGTACAGGTACTACAGTTCCTGGTGGGGCAACATATAGGGAGAGTCATTTAGCTATGGAAATGTTACATGATTCAGAACTCATTGTTTCTGCAGACTTAGTTGAAGTTAATCCACTTATTGATCAATGTAATAAAACAGCGCATCAGGCAATAGGATTAATGGGTTCATTCTTCGGAGAAAAGCTTTTATAA
- a CDS encoding KinB-signaling pathway activation protein, with the protein MTLKYLIQFYRNTLLIGVVVTYVASLIFAYDKVTKYLLDGDIGNFLAASVWFMVVGLLVATISQLAYFIYLFINQLGIGIFGKIWPHVQIVITIFAIFDLVYFRFLRFGNANQILTFIWLPILVIIFALIISNIKNKQSDKNLWIPSMFFMIVMTTVELIPFLRVEDTSWIYLTIFGLLLCNAYQLITLPKFNALSLEERKMKKTKQQN; encoded by the coding sequence GTGACCTTAAAATATTTAATTCAATTTTATAGAAACACGTTACTTATCGGTGTAGTTGTTACATATGTAGCCTCATTAATATTTGCTTATGATAAAGTGACAAAGTATTTATTAGATGGAGATATTGGGAATTTCCTTGCAGCTTCAGTATGGTTTATGGTCGTTGGACTACTTGTTGCTACGATTAGCCAATTAGCATATTTCATCTATTTATTTATTAATCAATTAGGAATCGGTATATTTGGAAAGATATGGCCACATGTACAAATTGTTATAACAATCTTTGCTATATTTGATCTTGTTTATTTTAGATTTTTGAGATTTGGTAATGCAAATCAAATCCTTACATTTATTTGGCTACCAATTCTTGTTATTATTTTTGCACTTATCATTAGTAATATTAAAAATAAGCAATCAGATAAAAATCTTTGGATTCCATCAATGTTCTTTATGATAGTAATGACAACTGTAGAATTAATACCTTTTTTAAGAGTTGAAGATACAAGTTGGATCTATTTAACGATATTTGGACTACTATTATGTAACGCATATCAATTAATAACACTACCAAAATTCAATGCATTATCACTTGAAGAAAGAAAAATGAAAAAGACGAAACAACAAAACTAG
- a CDS encoding MDR family MFS transporter, which produces MNVQDITKGKRNLVVAVMLVSAFVAILNQTLLNTAIPEIMVHLNIDANQGQWLMTGFMLVNGVMIPATAFLMDKFNTRPLYLMAMLSFTIGTLVAALSPNFTVLMLARVLQAMGAGVMMPLMQFVLFNLFPKEKRGFAMGMAGLVISFAPALGPTLSGYLVDNFSWRSPFYTIIPFAVIALAFGAKYLVNISKPKDVHLDVPSIIFSTIGFGALLYGFSSAGTLGFSSLTVILSLIVGVVTIIIFILRQLRLETPLLNVRVFKYKTFALTTVIGIFSMVSLIGPSLLMPMYMQDARGYSALISGLLLLPGAIITGIMSLVTGRLFDKYGARWLAIIGFTLITVTTLMLAFLKSDTSFVYLIIVYTIRMFGVSMIMMPVNTAGLNAIPNEVLSHGTAMMNTLRTIAGSIGTGILVTIMSIGSKSFHPSKEQLATASAGNKAEILQSQAMIHGINIAFLVLSVIVFFGVVLSIFIKSENKHQNTRVPNHSK; this is translated from the coding sequence ATGAATGTTCAGGATATTACAAAAGGTAAAAGAAATTTAGTTGTCGCTGTTATGTTAGTGAGTGCCTTCGTGGCCATTTTAAACCAAACATTGCTGAATACTGCGATACCTGAAATCATGGTACATTTAAATATTGACGCGAATCAGGGGCAATGGTTAATGACAGGATTTATGTTAGTCAATGGTGTAATGATTCCAGCAACTGCATTTTTAATGGATAAATTTAATACAAGGCCACTTTATTTAATGGCCATGTTATCATTTACAATCGGTACATTAGTAGCCGCACTTTCCCCTAACTTTACTGTGTTAATGTTAGCGAGAGTATTGCAGGCAATGGGTGCAGGCGTAATGATGCCCCTTATGCAATTTGTACTATTTAATTTATTCCCGAAAGAAAAACGGGGATTTGCGATGGGAATGGCCGGCTTGGTCATTTCATTTGCCCCTGCACTAGGACCAACTTTATCAGGTTACTTAGTTGATAACTTTAGTTGGCGTAGTCCTTTCTACACAATTATTCCATTTGCTGTTATAGCATTAGCTTTTGGAGCTAAATATTTAGTAAATATTTCTAAACCAAAAGACGTTCATTTAGATGTACCATCTATTATATTTTCAACGATAGGATTTGGCGCGTTATTATACGGATTTAGTAGCGCAGGAACATTAGGATTTTCTTCATTAACAGTTATACTTTCATTAATTGTTGGTGTTGTTACTATTATTATATTTATACTAAGACAATTGAGATTAGAAACACCATTGTTGAATGTAAGAGTGTTTAAATATAAAACATTTGCATTAACAACAGTTATCGGTATATTTTCAATGGTATCTTTAATTGGTCCGTCATTATTAATGCCAATGTATATGCAAGATGCGAGAGGTTATTCAGCACTTATCTCAGGCTTGTTATTATTACCGGGCGCAATTATTACAGGTATTATGTCATTAGTTACAGGTCGTTTATTTGATAAATATGGTGCGAGGTGGTTGGCGATTATTGGGTTTACACTCATTACAGTCACAACATTAATGCTCGCATTCTTAAAGTCAGATACTTCATTTGTATATTTAATTATCGTTTATACAATAAGAATGTTTGGCGTTTCAATGATTATGATGCCTGTAAATACTGCAGGACTTAATGCAATTCCGAATGAGGTACTTTCTCATGGTACAGCAATGATGAATACGTTGCGTACAATTGCTGGTTCTATTGGTACAGGTATATTAGTTACAATTATGTCGATTGGTTCTAAGAGTTTCCATCCATCTAAAGAACAATTAGCAACAGCTAGCGCTGGAAACAAAGCAGAAATACTACAGTCACAAGCAATGATACATGGTATTAATATTGCATTCTTAGTATTATCTGTAATTGTATTCTTCGGTGTAGTACTTTCTATATTTATTAAATCTGAAAATAAACACCAGAATACAAGAGTTCCAAATCATTCAAAATAA
- a CDS encoding amidohydrolase has protein sequence MRQLYINGTIYTMANEKDKYDGVIVNDGKVESVLKKEEISQLHKEDFEVIDLNGGTMIPGFVETHIHVMGTGVWLSSVILNGETDIETVKQKIKQKAQSLEAGEWLIAEGYDENLLNGIRLMKEDLDELCKDNPVIVKRVCRHAAIVNSKALTVLNIDNQIKNPDGGSFEKVNGQLTGWVYDTAMEPFEELSLNEDEQSLTKHLENAIDYLYQYGITGAHTEDLGYYDDYKDVLNAYKRVIGNNDNQKPFKVRLLRHFSVYEQMIEEEASFVEGWIEPDAMKFYADGAFGGSTALMKEPYLDKQNGENYGLAIYTQEEMNEKVKLARKYNGAIAVHMIGDKACEMVLDAIELYPVAEGLRDRLIHISTLNEDLLERVSKLPVICDVQPQFITSDFPWVEDKLGSERARYLYPFKSMLDLGIIMGGGSDSPIETPNPMLGIHAAVNRQTYGESGGYYTEEALSVFEAIRLYTTQASEIAQTSHCTGMIKSGYEADFTVLDHNPFEIKPEALATIRAIKTIVNGEIVYESV, from the coding sequence ATGAGACAGTTATATATAAATGGAACGATATATACGATGGCAAACGAAAAAGATAAATACGATGGTGTTATTGTGAATGATGGAAAGGTAGAATCTGTCTTAAAGAAAGAAGAAATAAGTCAACTTCATAAAGAAGACTTTGAAGTTATAGATTTAAATGGAGGCACAATGATACCTGGATTTGTAGAAACACATATCCATGTTATGGGCACGGGCGTTTGGCTTTCATCGGTGATACTGAATGGAGAAACAGATATAGAAACGGTTAAACAAAAGATAAAACAAAAAGCACAATCACTTGAAGCGGGAGAGTGGTTGATTGCTGAAGGTTATGATGAAAATTTGTTGAATGGTATTAGATTGATGAAAGAAGATTTAGATGAATTATGTAAGGATAATCCAGTAATTGTAAAACGCGTGTGTAGACATGCAGCAATTGTAAATTCGAAAGCACTCACTGTATTAAATATTGATAATCAAATTAAAAATCCAGATGGTGGATCTTTTGAAAAAGTAAATGGTCAATTGACTGGTTGGGTATATGATACGGCGATGGAACCATTTGAAGAATTGTCTTTAAATGAAGATGAACAGTCTTTAACGAAACATTTAGAAAATGCGATAGATTACTTATATCAATATGGTATTACTGGTGCACATACAGAAGATTTAGGATATTACGATGATTATAAAGATGTCCTAAATGCGTATAAACGCGTCATTGGTAATAATGACAATCAAAAGCCATTTAAAGTTAGGTTGTTAAGACATTTCAGTGTTTATGAGCAAATGATTGAAGAAGAAGCTTCGTTTGTTGAAGGATGGATTGAACCGGATGCAATGAAGTTCTATGCCGATGGTGCATTTGGGGGTAGTACTGCTTTAATGAAAGAACCCTATTTAGACAAACAAAATGGTGAGAACTATGGGCTTGCTATTTATACGCAAGAAGAAATGAATGAGAAAGTGAAACTCGCGAGAAAATATAACGGTGCAATTGCAGTACATATGATAGGAGATAAAGCGTGTGAAATGGTTCTAGATGCGATTGAATTATATCCTGTTGCAGAAGGACTTAGAGATAGGCTAATTCACATCAGTACATTAAACGAAGATTTATTAGAACGCGTTTCTAAATTGCCTGTTATCTGTGATGTGCAGCCACAGTTTATAACGAGTGATTTCCCTTGGGTTGAGGATAAACTCGGAAGTGAAAGAGCGCGATATTTATATCCGTTTAAATCAATGTTAGATTTAGGTATTATAATGGGTGGTGGTTCAGATTCTCCGATTGAAACACCTAATCCAATGTTGGGAATACATGCTGCTGTTAATAGACAAACCTATGGAGAATCAGGTGGTTATTATACAGAAGAAGCATTATCAGTATTTGAGGCAATTCGTTTATATACGACACAAGCAAGTGAAATTGCTCAAACGTCGCATTGTACAGGAATGATAAAATCAGGTTATGAAGCGGATTTTACAGTGTTAGATCATAACCCATTTGAAATAAAGCCAGAAGCATTAGCTACCATACGTGCAATTAAAACAATTGTAAATGGAGAAATTGTATACGAAAGTGTGTAA
- a CDS encoding SepA family multidrug efflux transporter → MNRRNNRFDLYHLLSILIIVSIFTVSGAIFIVLLSFGMFGLSRLLIYYGLAEFNYNKSVIDNLFYYGSYILFGYFTLVAIEFLLDRFKRKLNDNPYFKGMTFHLLTISVSTFMFYFSVHIYYSQIKIDFWVILLIITFLYICTEIFYPESKNLNK, encoded by the coding sequence ATGAATAGAAGAAATAATCGCTTTGATCTATATCATTTATTATCAATATTGATTATCGTTAGTATTTTCACAGTGTCAGGCGCGATATTCATTGTGTTACTTTCTTTTGGTATGTTTGGATTAAGTAGACTATTGATTTATTATGGTCTTGCTGAGTTTAACTATAACAAGAGCGTGATAGATAATTTGTTTTATTATGGTAGTTATATTCTATTTGGTTATTTCACATTAGTAGCTATTGAATTTTTATTAGATAGATTTAAGAGAAAGTTGAACGACAATCCTTATTTCAAAGGCATGACCTTTCATTTACTAACCATTTCAGTGAGCACATTTATGTTTTATTTTTCAGTTCATATATATTATTCGCAAATTAAAATAGACTTTTGGGTGATTTTGCTAATAATAACTTTTCTATATATATGTACAGAGATTTTTTATCCTGAAAGTAAAAATTTAAATAAGTAA